One Brassica napus cultivar Da-Ae chromosome C4, Da-Ae, whole genome shotgun sequence genomic region harbors:
- the LOC125585839 gene encoding cellulose synthase-like protein D1 yields the protein MASSPPKNTLNSQPSSSTRPPQAVKFGRRTSSGRTVSLSRDYDMDVPGDYSSGQNDYIDYTVLMPPTPDNQPAGSSSSAASTSQSKPDANRSSKMGNKMERRLSVMKSNNKSMLLRSQTGDFDHNRWLFESKGKYGIGNAFWPDDIDNGEGGVSMSDFLDKPWKPLTRKVKVPAKVLSPYRLLIVLRLVILFFFLWWRVANPNEDAMWLWGLSIVCEIWFAFSWILDILPKLNPINRATDLATLHDKFEQPSPSNPTGRSDLPGVDVFVSTADPEKEPPLVTANTLLSILAVDYPIEKLSAYISDDGGAILTFEAMAEAVRFAEYWVPFCRKHDIEPRNPDSYFSIKKDPTKNKKKPDFVKDRRWIKREYDEFKVRINGLPEQIKKRAEQFNLREELKEKRIAKEKNGGVLPPDGVEVVKATWMADGTHWPGTWFEPKPDHSKGDHAGILQIMSKVPELEPVMGGPNEGALDFTGIDIRVPMFAYVSREKRPGFDHNKKAGAMNGMVRASAILSNGAFILNLDCDHYVYNSKAIKEGMCFMMDRGGDRICYIQFPQRFEGIDPSDRYANHNTVFFDGNMRALDGLQGPVYVGTGCMFRRYALYGFNPPRANEYNGVFGQEKAPAMHVRTQSQASQISETSDLESDTQPLTDDPDLGLPKKFGNSTIFTDTIPVAEYQGRPLADHMSVQNGRPPGALLLPRPPLDAPTVAEAIAVISCWYEDNTEWGDRIGWIYGSVTEDVVTGYRMHNRGWRSVYCITKRDAFRGTAPINLTDRLHQVLRWATGSVEIFFSKNNAMFATRRLKFLQRVAYLNVGIYPFTSIFLVVYCFLPALCLFSGKFIVQSLDIHFLSYLLCISLTLILISLLEVKWSGIGLEEWWRNEQFWLIGGSSAHLAAVVQGLLKVLAGIEISFTLTSKASGEDEDDAFADLYIVKWTGLFIMPLTIIVVNLVAIVIGASRTIYSVIPQWNKLFGGIFFSMWVLTHMYPFCKGLMGRRGKVPTIVYVWSGLVSITVSLLWITISPPDDVSGGGGFSV from the exons ATGGCTTCAAGTCCACCCAAAAACACCTTAAATTCACAACCCTCTTCCTCAACCCGCCCTCCTCAAGCCGTCAAGTTTGGTCGCCGGACGTCCAGTGGCCGCACCGTTAGCCTCTCTCGAGACTATGACATGGACGTCCCTGGCGATTACTCCTCCGGCCAAAATGATTACATCGACTACACCGTCCTCATGCCTCCTACACCTGACAACCAACCTGCGGGCTCTTCCTCCTCTGCCGCCTCAACGTCACAGTCAAAACCTGACGCAAACCGCAGCTCCAAGATGGGGAATAAGATGGAGAGGAGGTTATCCGTGATGAAatctaataataaatcaatgttGCTGAGGAGCCAGACGGGAGACTTTGATCATAACAGATGGTTGTTTGAATCTAAAGGCAAATATGGAATAGGAAACGCTTTTTGGCCAGATGATATTGATAACGGTGAAGGTGGTGTTAGCATGTCAGATTTTTTAGACAAACCATGGAAGCCTCTCACAAGAAAAGTTAAAGTACCTGCCAAAGTTCTTAGTCCCTACag GTTACTAATTGTGCTTCGTCTTGTgatactcttcttcttcctatgGTGGCGTGTTGCGAATCCTAATGAAGATGCAATGTGGCTATGGGGACTATCTATAGTGTGCGAGATTTGGTTCGCTTTCTCTTGGATTCTTGACATTCTTCCAAAGCTAAACCCTATAAACAGAGCAACTGATCTAGCTACCTTGCATGACAAGTTTGAGCAGCCTTCTCCTTCAAACCCTACAGGTCGCTCTGATCTTCCTGGTGTTGATGTGTTTGTTTCCACGGCTGACCCGGAAAAGGAACCGCCGTTAGTCACCGCAAACACCCTTCTATCCATCCTCGCCGTGGATTATCCAATAGAGAAGCTTTCAGCCTACATTTCAGACGATGGTGGTGCAATTCTCACCTTTGAAGCCATGGCTGAAGCTGTTCGCTTTGCCGAG TATTGGGTGCCGTTTTGTAGAAAACATGACATAGAGCCGAGGAACCCTGATAGTTACTTCAGCATCAAGAAAGATCCAaccaaaaacaagaagaagCCAGATTTTGTTAAAGATCGTCGCTGGATCAAACGTGAGTACGATGAATTCAAGGTCAGGATCAATGGTCTTCCAGAACAAATCAAGAAAAGAGCTGAGCAGTTCAACTTGAGAGAAGAGCTCAAGGAGAAGCGCATTGCAAAAGAGAAAAACGGCGGTGTATTGCCGCCGGACGGTGTTGAGGTTGTAAAAGCAACGTGGATGGCTGATGGTACACATTGGCCAGGAACGTGGTTTGAACCTAAACCTGATCATTCAAAAGGAGACCACGCTGGAATCCTACAG ATCATGAGCAAAGTGCCTGAGCTTGAACCGGTGATGGGCGGACCGAATGAAGGAGCGCTGGATTTCACAGGGATCGATATCCGAGTACCGATGTTTGCATATGTATCGCGTGAGAAACGTCCAGGGTTTGACCATAACAAGAAAGCTGGTGCCATGAATGGTATGGTTAGAGCTTCAGCCATATTATCCAATGGCGCCTTTATCCTCAATCTTGACTGTGATCACTACGTCTACAACTCCAAAGCTATCAAAGAAGGAATGTGTTTCATGATGGACCGAGGTGGTGATAGAATATGTTACATTCAGTTTCCACAAAGGTTTGAAGGAATTGACCCATCAGATCGATATGCAAATCACAATACTGTCTTCTTCGACG GTAACATGAGAGCATTAGATGGGTTACAAGGTCCGGTCTACGTCGGAACAGGGTGTATGTTCCGAAGGTATGCTCTTTATGGATTCAACCCACCTCGAGCCAACGAGTACAACGGCGTGTTCGGTCAGGAAAAGGCCCCGGCTATGCATGTCAGGACTCAGTCCCAAGCGTCCCAAATATCCGAAACATCTGATTTAGAGTCGGACACACAGCCTCTAACAGATGATCCGGATCTTGGTCTTCCCAAAAAGTTTGGTAACTCGACCATCTTCACAGACACTATTCCAGTCGCTGAGTACCAAGGACGGCCTCTAGCAGATCACATGTCAGTTCAAAACGGAAGACCGCCCGGTGCTTTGCTCCTTCCACGGCCTCCCCTTGATGCTCCAACCGTAGCTGAAGCCATCGCTGTCATTTCTTGCTG GTACGAAGACAATACAGAATGGGGAGATAGAATAGGATGGATCTACGGGTCGGTAACCGAAGACGTGGTCACAGGCTACCGTATGCATAACCGCGGTTGGCGGTCCGTTTACTGCATCACAAAACGTGACGCTTTCCGCGGCACAGCTCCCATCAATCTCACCGACCGTCTCCACCAAGTCCTACGTTGGGCAACCGGCTCCGTAGAAATCTTCTTCTCCAAGAACAACGCCATGTTCGCCACCAGAAGGCTCAAATTTCTCCAGAGAGTCGCTTACCTCAACGTCGGTATCTACCCTTTCACCTCAATCTTCTTGGTCGTCTACTGCTTCCTCCCGGCACTATGCCTCTTCTCCGGCAAATTCATCGTCCAGAGCCTCGACATTCACTTCCTCTCATACCTCCTCTGCATCAGCCTCACCTTGATTCTAATCTCCCTCCTCGAGGTCAAATGGTCAGGGATCGGACTAGAAGAGTGGTGGAGAAACGAACAGTTTTGGCTCATCGGTGGCTCGAGCGCTCATCTCGCAGCAGTCGTCCAGGGTCTGCTCAAAGTACTAGCCGGAATCGAAATCTCATTCACCCTAACGTCGAAAGCTTCGGGAGAAGACGAGGACGACGCGTTTGCGGATCTTTACATCGTGAAGTGGACGGGGCTGTTCATCATGCCGCTTACGATCATTGTAGTGAACCTCGTTGCGATTGTTATCGGTGCTTCGAGGACGATATACAGTGTGATTCCGCAGTGGAACAAGTTGTTTGGAGGGATATTCTTTAGCATGTGGGTGTTGACGCATATGTATCCGTTTTGTAAAGGGTTGATGGGTCGGAGAGGGAAGGTTCCGACGATTGTTTATGTTTGGTCAGGGCTTGTGTCGATTACTGTCTCGCTGTTGTGGATCACGATTAGTCCTCCGGATGATGTTTCAGGCGGTGGAGGATTCTCGGTGTAA